DNA from Chloracidobacterium sp.:
TCTGCATCGATCTCGTCAGCCGTTTCAGCAACATCGGTCAGTACCGATACTCGATTGTTGCTGACCTCAACGAACCCCGTCGAAACAGCGAGTTTCTCTGCATTTCCCTTGTTGATCACTGTGACTATCCCGGGTTTCAACGCCGAGATCAGCGGAGCATGAGCGGGCATTATCCCGGCTTCGCCCGAGGCCGTTGGCACGGTTACCGAATCGACATCAGCGTCGATGACTTTGCGTTCGGGCGTTACTATTTCGAGTTTCAGCATAATTGAGAATCGATGTTCGAGAATAGAAAATGGAGAACTCGCGATCCTCCATTTCCCATATCAACTGTACGTTGCGGTTATGCCGCAGCAGCCATCTTCTTGGCCTTATCACGAGCCTGTTCGATGGTACCGACCATGTAGAACGACTGTTCCGGCATATCGTCACACTTTCCTTCGAGGATCTCGCGGAACCCTTTGATGGTATCCTCGACCTTAACGTATTCACCCTTCAGTCCTGTGAACTGTTCGCCAACCGTGAACGGCTGCGAGAAGAAACGCTGTATCTTGCGTGCCCGGGCGACGGTCAGCTTGTCATCTTCCGAAAGCTCATCGAGGCCCAGGATCGCGATGATGTCCTGTAGGTCTTTGTATCGCTGCAAGATACGCTTGACTTCCTGAGCCGTATTGTAGTGCTCGTCGCCAACGATCTGCGGATCGAGGATTCGAGAGTTCGAAGCAAGCGGATCGACCGCCGGATAGATTCCCAGCTCAACGATCTGACGCGAAAGTGCTGTAACGGCATCGAGGTGGGCAAAGGTCGTCGCCGGTGCCGGATCAGTGTAGTCGTCTGCCGGAACGTAAACGGCCTGGATCGACGTGATAGCACCGGTCTTGGTCGAGGTGATGCGTTCCTGCATCTCGCCCATTTCGGTTGCAAGGTTTGGCTGATATCCGACTGCTGAAGGCATACGTCCGAGAAGTGCCGACACCTCGGAACCCGCCTGTGTGAAGCGGAAAATGTTGTCGACAAAGAAAAGCACGTCGTTGCCCTGATCGCGGAAATATTCTGCGACCGTCAACCCGCTCAACGCAACGCGGAGACGTGCTCCCGGAGGCTCGGTCATTTGTCCGTAGACGAGCGACACTTTCGAGCCCTTGATCGCTTCCATGTCTACCTTACTCAGATCGAATGCACCGGTCTCCTCAAAGTTATGTGTAAAGGCGTCGCCGTAGGTAATGACCTTTGATTCGACCATTTCTCGAAGCAGGTCGTTCCCTTCACGGGTACGCTCACCGACTCCGGCAAAAACCGAGAATCCTTCGCGGCCCTTCGCGACGTTGTTGATCAACTCCATGATCAGTACGGTCTTTCCGACGCCCGCTCCGCCGAAAAGGCCGATCTTACCGCCACGCAAAAAAGGCTGAACGAGGTCGATGACCTTAATGCCGGTCTCGAACATTTCCAGCTCGGTGGCCTGTTCGTCGAACGCAGGTGCATGACGGTGGATCGGGTAACGCGTATCCGATTCGACTGCTCCGAGCTCATCTACCGGATCTCCGATGACGTTCATGACGCGGCCCAGGGTCGCCCCGCCAACCGGAACCGTTATCGGTCCGCCGAGGTCGATGACCTTCATTCCGCGGATCATACCATCGGTCGGCAGCATCGAGATCGCTCGTACACGGCCTTCGCCAAGATGCTGCTGAACCTCGGCAACAACGTCGACCGCGGTCTCGACATCGAAACCTTCTGATGTGATGCGAAGTGCCTGATGAATTGAAGGAAGATAATCCTGAAATTCGACGTCGACGACCGGGCCGATGATCTGGACAACCTTACCGACCTTTACGTCTCCATTATTAGCCATTTTTAATAAATTGCTCCTGTGATAGTTGAGAAATCGTTAGCTTAACAAAGGAGTAAGAATATCATAACGGCTTCTTGAACCGCAAAGTGCCGCCAGGCAAAAACCGAACCTTGCGGCTTGACGCGTTCGTTTTAGGGAGACCGCAGGTTTTATTGACATCAACTGAGGCTTCTTGTAGCCTCATCTTGTATTCGCATTAGCAATTAGCAGGGACATTTTATTTGAGCAATCTTCAAAAGTTAGAGCTACCGCCACAAGGACTGAATACGCTTTTCGGTGTTCAGGACCAGAACATCAAATATCTCGAATCTCTCCTGGACGTCAACATCGGAGCACGCGGCAACGAATTGTTGATCGACGGCGACCCGAAGGACATCGAAACTGTCGAAAATATCCTGAACGATTTCAGCGAGTTGTTTGGCGAGGGCAACTCGTTCACCGATAAAGAGCTGAAGGACGCATTCAAGCAGATCGCCGAGGATCGGGCCTACACTCTTAAAGATCACTTTCAAAGATCGCGATTCAACCCCTCCGGCAAAAAGACCGTTGCCCCGAAAACAGCTAATCAACGCAAATATCTAGATGCGATCGCCGCAAACGACCTCGTGTTCGGCATCGGCGTTGCCGGAACCGGAAAAAGCTTTCTTGCAGTGGCGATGGCGGTCGATGCATTGTTCAAAAAACAGGTTAGCCGCATTATCCTGACGCGTCCCGCCGTCGAAGCCGGCGAACGCCTCGGTTTTCTGCCCGGCGATCTGCAAGACAAGGTCGATCCTTATTTGCGTCCGCTGTACGACGCTCTGTTCGACCTCGTTGACGCTGAAAAGGTAACGAAGATGCTTGAGAAACGCATCATCGAGATCGCACCGCTCGCCTTTATGCGTGGCCGCACATTGAGCGACGCTTTCATCATCCTGGACGAGGCTCAGAACACGACCAGCGAGCAGATGAAGATGTTCCTGACGCGTATCGGCTTTGGCTCGAAGGCCGTCGTTACCGGCGACAAAACGCAGATCGACCTGCCTCGCGGCCAGAAGAGCGGCATCAAGGAAGCGGAGGTCGTACTCCGCGACCTCGAAGGCATCGATTTCGTATACTTCACCGAAAAAGATGTTGTCCGTCACAAGCTCGTGCAGATGATCGTAAAGGCATATGAGGAGCATTCGGATCGATCTGAGGCCGCAGAATGATCGACGTCATAAATTTACAGAGAAAAGTAAAGATCCAGGCCTCGCATTTTCGTGATTTTGTCCATTCGCTGCCCGCCTCTGTTAACGAAGCCGAAGGCAGCACGTTTTCGGTGGCTTTCGTTTCAGACCGACGAATGACCGAGCTGAACCGGTTGTTTCGCGGAAAGGATTCGACCACTGACGTCCTCTCTTTCCCCCATGAGGCTGATGAATTCGAAACGCACGAGCAGCATTTTCTTGGTGACATCGTTATTTCCGCCGAACAGGCCGCGAAGCAGGCAAACGAGAATGGGCTTTCGCTCGAGCTTGAGATAAAGCAGCTTATGCTGCACGGCGTGCTGCATCTGTGCGGCTACGATCACGAAGCGGACGGCGGCGAAATGAACGCCCGCGAACTTGAGCTACGTGACGCGCTGGGCATTTCATAACCACAAAGTCACAAAGATATTCTAGCGATGGGCAGCACGCTTCTCGTTCATTGAGGTCCAAAGATCTCTCGACCTTCTTTCCGTTCTTTCCTCTGTCTCGTTGGTGCACTTTGTGGTTAAATTTCCCTGATGTCTGAAACGCAAAAAACTGCCGACCCGTGCGTGATGGTGATCTTTGGAGCCACAGGCGACCTCACGAAACGCAAGCTTTTCCCTGCCCTTTACAATCTCGCAAAAGACGGCCATATGCCGGACAACTTTGCGATCGTCGGCGTCGGCCGCCAGGAAATGCTCTCTGAGGATTTCAGGACGGCGATGGTCGAGAACCTAAAAGAGTTTGCCGGTTCACGCGGCGACGACGGTCAGATAGAGTGGTTCTGCTCGCGAACGTATTACACCGGCGGCGATTTCAACGACGACAAGAAGCTCTTTGCAGACATTAAAGATATGCTTCGCGACGTTTGTGCATCGCATGAGATACCTGAGAATTTCTTTTATTACATGGCGATCCCGCCGTCGATGTTCGCGAACGTCGCTCAAAAGATAGTGAAGAACGGCCTGGGTAAGGAAGAGAACGGAAACTGGCGGCGGTTCATTTTCGAAAAACCCTTTGGCCGCGATCTGGAATCGGCGCGCAAACTTAATTCCGACCTGCTAAAGATACTGAAAGAGAAACAGATCTATCGCATCGATCATTATCTTGGCAAAGAAACGGTCCAAAACCTGTTGGTGTTTCGCTTCGGCAACAGCATTTTCGAACCGATCTGGAGCCGCAACTACATCGACCACGTTCAGATCACCGTTGCTGAGACACTTGGTGTCGAGGGCCGCGGTGGATATTACGAAACCGCCGGAGCACTCCGGGATATGATCCCGAACCATATTTTCCAGTTACTGACGCTCACTGCGATGGAACCTCCGGTCTCATTCGATGCCGATTCTGTTCGCGATGAACAAGCCAAGATCCTGCAGGCCTTGAAGTTCTTTACGGCTGAGGATGCACTTCAGTTCGCGGTTCGCGGGCAGTATGGCGATGGAGTCATCGATGGCAAGGCGGCTCCGGAATATCGAAAGGAAGAAAGCGTAAGACCTGATTCGACGGTCGAGACATTCGCAGCCCTGAAACTTTCGATCGATAACTGGCGTTGGGCCGACGTCCCTTTCTACGTCAGGACCGGAAAGCGGATGGCGACCCGACATTCGAGTATCGTCATCCAATTCAAAAAGGCACCGTTCGTACTTTTCCGAGACACGCCGATCGAACGCCTGACCACGAACCGCATCGAGATACATATCCAGCCCGACGAAGGCATCACACTCCACTTTGGTGCGAAGATACCTGGCCCAATCGTCAAAATGGGCTCGGTCGATATGGATTTCAACTACGTGGATCATTTCGGCGAGCAGATATCCACGGGCTACGAAAGATTGCTTTTCGATTGCATGATCGGCGATGCCACGCTGTTCCAACGAGCGGACATGGTCGAATCGAGTTGGGGCATCGTCACACCGATCCTCGACGTTTGGTCAGCCATACCGCCCAGAGACTTTCCGAACTATGGATCGGGAACATGGGGTCCGGCGGATTCTGAATTGTTGCTGCAAAAGGACGGAAGGGCCTGGAAAAATACCGTACATTTACCGTCGTCCGCAAACGAGCTATGACCCGGCCCGAGATAACAATTTTCAATGATCGCTACAGCCTGTTTGCGTCGGCAGCCGACCGGTTCATTGATATCGGAGCTCGAGCGATCCGCGAACGAAGTCGGTTCATCGTCGTTCTCTCAGGCGGTTCGACGCCCGAGTCGCTTTATTCACTTTTGGCGACCGAAGCATATCGAAACCGCATAGCTTGGGAAAGCGTCGTATTTCTATTCGGCGATGAGCGGAACGTGCAAAGCGACGACGAGCGAAGCAATTTCCGTTTTGCGAACAGGACGCTTTTTGGACCGCTGGCGATCCCGCCAGGGAATATTCATCGGTGGATGACCGAGTTGGCTGATCCAGTCGAAACAGCGGATAGGTACGACCGCTTGCTAATCGATCTGAAAGATCCTGTCGATCTGTGTCTGCTGGGAATTGGCGAAGACGGTCACACCGCATCGTTATTTCCGGATACCGCGGCAATCAATGAATGCGATCGTCTCGCCGTTTCGAATTGGGTGCCGCAGCTCGGAGAGATCCGCTTCACGATGACGTTCCCGGCGATAAATGCATCGAGCGAGATTCTCTTTGTTGTCTCGGGTGCGAGCAAAGCCAAGGCTGTAATGAAAGCGATAGCTGGCCCACCGGACGCCATTACATGCCCCGCGAGCGGCGTCCGGCCGATAAGCGGCAGCCTCACCTGGCTTCTGGATGAAGAAGCGGGATCGCTTGTGTCCGGACGATAGATTTGCATTTCGAAACCCGGCAACTTACCATTCTTTCCAGCACCCGTATGGAGATCGAAATAGCCGTTGGTCTTGCGATCCTGATCGCTTTGGTTTTTGTAGCGACGGTCGACATGGCCTTTTCAAACCTTTCTGATCTCGGATTACGAAGGCTTTCGGCCGAATCCGAAGAGACCGCCCGGCCCGCCTCGGCCGCATTTCTTCGTGAGATACTCGAGAATCGAAATCGATTCAAATTCGTACTTTCATCGACCATTCAAACGCTGCTTATCTCATTTACGGTCTTGGTGAGTATCGGGATCCTGGAATTCACGCAGGACGTCACTCGCGTTCTGATCTTCGGTCTGCTGATCGCTCTTGCTTCAACGGTAATATTCCGACAGTTGATACCTCGTTTGCTGATACGCACGAATAACGAAAGAAAGCTTTTGTTTCTTCTACCGGCGTTGCGGCCTCTGTACGCTGTCGTTGCGTATCTGTCGACGCCGTTCGCCGTTCTTTTCAAGCCAAAGGAGGTCCAGAAGATCGATTCGTCGGTCTCGCCCGATGGTGTCGACGATAAATCCGAAGACGCTGCGGACGATTTTCAGGCCTTGATGGAGGTCGGTGAAGCTGAGGGCATAATCGAAGAGAAAGATCGCGAACTGATCGAATCGATGGTCGAATTCAGTTTAACTCGAGCGGGCGAGATCATGACTCCGCGGACAGAGATAGTTGCGATCGCTGTGGGTTCGACCATAAGGGCTGCGCGCGATCTGATAATTGACCAGAAATACTCCCGTTTGCCGGTATACAGAGACTCGATCGACAACATCGAAGGCGTGATCTACGTACGCGACCTGCTGCAAGCATGGGCACTTGCAAAGGAAGATCAGCTGATCGACGACATCCTGCGGCCCGCGTACTTTGTCCCTGAAACGAAATCAGCATCGGATCTGCTCAAGAGTATGCAGGTCGAACACGTTCAGATCGCGATCGTCATTGATGAATACGGAGGCGTTGCGGGAATCGTCAGTCTTGAGGATATTGTCGAAGAGATCGTCGGCGAGATCGAAGACGAAGATATTGAGGAGGAAGAGATAGTTGAAATAATCGAAAGCGAAGATGGCTATTGGGACGTCCTTGGCTCGACCGAGATCGACAAGATCGAAAGGCTGTTCGAGATCGAACTCGAAAACGACGAATTTACTACCATCGCCGGAATGGTCACAAGCGAGGCAGGTTATATTCCTCGAACCGGCGAGAAACTCGAAGCTCACGGAATAGCGATCGAGGTGCTAGATGCCGACGAAAAAAGAATTCACCGATTGCGGCTCACGCGTATTCAAAACGACGAAATGATCGAAAAGACCGACGCAGCACAGGATGAATGATCAGGCTCGTCGGCCCAAGCCTTGGTACTGTGGGCATCCGGCAAACAGGTGATATACTGTTGTAAACATTGGAGGTAAGAAAATATGTCAATAAGACTTGGTGACGAAGCACCAGATTTTACGGCGGAAACAACCCAGGGAACCGTAAATTTTCACGAATGGCTTGGCGATAGCTGGGGAGTGCTGTTCTCGCATCCGAAGGATTATACACCTGTCTGCACGACCGAACTCGGCATGGCCGCAAGACTAAAACCGGAGTTCGATAAGCGTAACGTGAAGGTCATCGGCTTAAGCGTCGATCCGCTTGAATCGCACCTCGACTGGGAAAAGGACATCGAAGAGACACAGGGCACAGCCGTCAATTTCCCGATGATCGCCGACAGCGACCGAAAGGTGTCGGATCTTTACGACATGATCCATCCGAATGCCAACGACACTCTTACGGTTCGATCGGTTTTCGTCATCGGCCCTGATAAAAAGGTCAAACTCATGCTGACCTATCCTGCAAGTACAGGCCGAAACTTCGACGAACTCCTTAGGGTCATCGATTCGCT
Protein-coding regions in this window:
- the atpD gene encoding F0F1 ATP synthase subunit beta, yielding MANNGDVKVGKVVQIIGPVVDVEFQDYLPSIHQALRITSEGFDVETAVDVVAEVQQHLGEGRVRAISMLPTDGMIRGMKVIDLGGPITVPVGGATLGRVMNVIGDPVDELGAVESDTRYPIHRHAPAFDEQATELEMFETGIKVIDLVQPFLRGGKIGLFGGAGVGKTVLIMELINNVAKGREGFSVFAGVGERTREGNDLLREMVESKVITYGDAFTHNFEETGAFDLSKVDMEAIKGSKVSLVYGQMTEPPGARLRVALSGLTVAEYFRDQGNDVLFFVDNIFRFTQAGSEVSALLGRMPSAVGYQPNLATEMGEMQERITSTKTGAITSIQAVYVPADDYTDPAPATTFAHLDAVTALSRQIVELGIYPAVDPLASNSRILDPQIVGDEHYNTAQEVKRILQRYKDLQDIIAILGLDELSEDDKLTVARARKIQRFFSQPFTVGEQFTGLKGEYVKVEDTIKGFREILEGKCDDMPEQSFYMVGTIEQARDKAKKMAAAA
- the pgl gene encoding 6-phosphogluconolactonase, giving the protein MTRPEITIFNDRYSLFASAADRFIDIGARAIRERSRFIVVLSGGSTPESLYSLLATEAYRNRIAWESVVFLFGDERNVQSDDERSNFRFANRTLFGPLAIPPGNIHRWMTELADPVETADRYDRLLIDLKDPVDLCLLGIGEDGHTASLFPDTAAINECDRLAVSNWVPQLGEIRFTMTFPAINASSEILFVVSGASKAKAVMKAIAGPPDAITCPASGVRPISGSLTWLLDEEAGSLVSGR
- the atpC gene encoding ATP synthase F1 subunit epsilon, with the protein product MLKLEIVTPERKVIDADVDSVTVPTASGEAGIMPAHAPLISALKPGIVTVINKGNAEKLAVSTGFVEVSNNRVSVLTDVAETADEIDADKAKADRAEIEKELASVASAAAEETEAIRDRLDLANARIAVAASKY
- the ybeY gene encoding rRNA maturation RNase YbeY, translating into MIDVINLQRKVKIQASHFRDFVHSLPASVNEAEGSTFSVAFVSDRRMTELNRLFRGKDSTTDVLSFPHEADEFETHEQHFLGDIVISAEQAAKQANENGLSLELEIKQLMLHGVLHLCGYDHEADGGEMNARELELRDALGIS
- a CDS encoding peroxiredoxin, translated to MSIRLGDEAPDFTAETTQGTVNFHEWLGDSWGVLFSHPKDYTPVCTTELGMAARLKPEFDKRNVKVIGLSVDPLESHLDWEKDIEETQGTAVNFPMIADSDRKVSDLYDMIHPNANDTLTVRSVFVIGPDKKVKLMLTYPASTGRNFDELLRVIDSLQLTANYSVATPVNWKDGDDCIISTTVTNEQAKEKFPAGWKEIKPYLRVTPQPNRVKGEGHTA
- the zwf gene encoding glucose-6-phosphate dehydrogenase, which codes for MSETQKTADPCVMVIFGATGDLTKRKLFPALYNLAKDGHMPDNFAIVGVGRQEMLSEDFRTAMVENLKEFAGSRGDDGQIEWFCSRTYYTGGDFNDDKKLFADIKDMLRDVCASHEIPENFFYYMAIPPSMFANVAQKIVKNGLGKEENGNWRRFIFEKPFGRDLESARKLNSDLLKILKEKQIYRIDHYLGKETVQNLLVFRFGNSIFEPIWSRNYIDHVQITVAETLGVEGRGGYYETAGALRDMIPNHIFQLLTLTAMEPPVSFDADSVRDEQAKILQALKFFTAEDALQFAVRGQYGDGVIDGKAAPEYRKEESVRPDSTVETFAALKLSIDNWRWADVPFYVRTGKRMATRHSSIVIQFKKAPFVLFRDTPIERLTTNRIEIHIQPDEGITLHFGAKIPGPIVKMGSVDMDFNYVDHFGEQISTGYERLLFDCMIGDATLFQRADMVESSWGIVTPILDVWSAIPPRDFPNYGSGTWGPADSELLLQKDGRAWKNTVHLPSSANEL
- a CDS encoding HlyC/CorC family transporter, which encodes MEIEIAVGLAILIALVFVATVDMAFSNLSDLGLRRLSAESEETARPASAAFLREILENRNRFKFVLSSTIQTLLISFTVLVSIGILEFTQDVTRVLIFGLLIALASTVIFRQLIPRLLIRTNNERKLLFLLPALRPLYAVVAYLSTPFAVLFKPKEVQKIDSSVSPDGVDDKSEDAADDFQALMEVGEAEGIIEEKDRELIESMVEFSLTRAGEIMTPRTEIVAIAVGSTIRAARDLIIDQKYSRLPVYRDSIDNIEGVIYVRDLLQAWALAKEDQLIDDILRPAYFVPETKSASDLLKSMQVEHVQIAIVIDEYGGVAGIVSLEDIVEEIVGEIEDEDIEEEEIVEIIESEDGYWDVLGSTEIDKIERLFEIELENDEFTTIAGMVTSEAGYIPRTGEKLEAHGIAIEVLDADEKRIHRLRLTRIQNDEMIEKTDAAQDE
- a CDS encoding PhoH family protein; translated protein: MSNLQKLELPPQGLNTLFGVQDQNIKYLESLLDVNIGARGNELLIDGDPKDIETVENILNDFSELFGEGNSFTDKELKDAFKQIAEDRAYTLKDHFQRSRFNPSGKKTVAPKTANQRKYLDAIAANDLVFGIGVAGTGKSFLAVAMAVDALFKKQVSRIILTRPAVEAGERLGFLPGDLQDKVDPYLRPLYDALFDLVDAEKVTKMLEKRIIEIAPLAFMRGRTLSDAFIILDEAQNTTSEQMKMFLTRIGFGSKAVVTGDKTQIDLPRGQKSGIKEAEVVLRDLEGIDFVYFTEKDVVRHKLVQMIVKAYEEHSDRSEAAE